Proteins from one Cicer arietinum cultivar CDC Frontier isolate Library 1 chromosome 3, Cicar.CDCFrontier_v2.0, whole genome shotgun sequence genomic window:
- the LOC101497133 gene encoding bidirectional sugar transporter SWEET9-like: protein MSKMFTFSDHEMVLIFGLLGNIVSFLVFLAPLPTFYSICKKKTSEGFQSIPYVVALLSAMLLLYYGLLKTNAILIITINCIGCVIEVLYLIIYIIYAPRKLKISTLALILVADLGGLGLTLIITNFIVKSYYRVHAVGLICAIFNIAVFAAPLSIMRKVIKTRSVEYMPFFLSLFLTLCATMWFFYGLFDKDNYIMLPNVLGFLFGISQMILYLIYKNAKNKVEANSNEQQEYGDDDGNKEDFPSIVEMKENIV, encoded by the exons ATGTCTAAAATGTTTACCTTTTCTGATCATGAGATGGTTTTGATCTTTGGTCTCCTag GAAACATTGTGTCATTCTTGGTGTTCTTAGCTCCCTT GCCAACCTTCTATTCAATTTGCAAGAAAAAAACATCTGAAGGATTTCAATCAATCCCATATGTGGTTGCACTTCTAAGTGCAATGTTATTGCTATATTATGGTCTTCTAAAGACCAATGCCATTTTGATTATCACAATCAATTGTATTGGATGTGTTATAGAAGTTTTATACTTAATAATTTACATCATATATGCTCCAAGGAAGCTCAAG ATATCAACTTTAGCTTTGATACTTGTGGCTGATCTTGGAGGTCTTGGTTTGACCTTGATAATTACCAACTTTATTGTGAAGAGTTACTATCGTGTTCATGCTGTTGGATTGATTTGTGCCATTTTTAACATTGCAGTCTTTGCTGCTCCCTTAAGCATAATG AGGAAGGTCATAAAAACAAGAAGTGTAGAGTACATGCCATTTTTCTTATCATTGTTTCTTACTCTATGTGCCACCATGTGGTTTTTCTATGGACTCTTTGACAAGGATAACTACATCATG CTTCCAAATGTGTTAGGATTTCTATTTGGAATTTCTCAAATGATCTTGTACCTCATATACAAGAATGCTAAGAATAAAGTAGAAGCTAATAGTAATGAGCAGCAAGAATATGGTGATGATGATGGCAATAAAGAGGATTTCCCTTCAATAGTTGAAATGAAAGAGAATATAGTTTGA
- the LOC101496148 gene encoding uncharacterized protein, producing the protein MLNREALCYCSCSSSTQPTTSSSTDVVPSQSMVQRVCSLVCESYNQHAHMKVSPPRLHLGIDADSLTHEQVVTVVASLASDSGSMVALSFFHWAIGYPKFRHFMRLYIVCATSFIGNGNSKKAHEVMQCMVKSFAQVGRLKEAVEMVTEMHNQGLAPNTGTWNCIIKITSELGLVEYAENLFEEMCVRGVQPDSVTYKVMVITYCKIGNVLEADRWLTAMLERGFVVDNASFTLIISKFCEHGYATRALWYFRRSSDMGLKPNLINYTSMIEGLCKRGSIKQAFEMLEEMVGKGWKPNVYTHTSLIDGLCKKGWTEKAFRLFLKLVRSENHKPNVLTYTAMISGYCRDEKLNRAEMLLSRMKEQGLVPNTNTYTALINGHCKAGNFERAYDLMNLMSSEGFSPNVYTYNAIVDGLCKRGKVQEAYKMLESGFHNGLEPDKVTYSILMSEHCKQANIKQALALFNKMVKSGIQPDIHSYTTLIAVLCREEGMKESEICFTEALRIGLIPTNKTYTSMICGYCREGNVTLAMKFFHRMSDHGCAPDSITYGALISGLCKQSKLDEARSLYDTMIEKGLIPCEVTRVTLAYEYCKIDDCLSAMVILERLEKKLWIRTANTLVRKLCSERKVGMAALFFNKLLDMDLHVNRVALAVFMTACYESNNYALVSDLSARIYKENRLEIKATK; encoded by the coding sequence ATGCTTAATAGAGAAGCACTATGCTATTGCTCTTGTTCTTCTTCAACACAACCCACAACATCTTCTTCTACTGATGTGGTTCCATCTCAATCTATGGTCCAAAGGGTGTGCTCATTGGTGTGTGAATCTTACAATCAACATGCCCACATGAAAGTTTCACCTCCAAGACTCCATCTCGGCATTGATGCTGATTCTCTAACTCACGAGCAAGTTGTTACCGTCGTTGCTTCACTTGCAAGTGATTCTGGTTCGATGGTGGCCCTTAGTTTCTTCCATTGGGCAATTGGATATCCTAAGTTTCGTCATTTTATGAGGCTATACATAGTGTGTGCAACATCTTTTATTGGGAATGGGAATTCAAAGAAAGCTCATGAAGTTATGCAGTGTATGGTGAAGAGTTTTGCTCAGGTTGGGAGGTTGAAAGAGGCTGTGGAGATGGTTACTGAAATGCATAACCAGGGTTTGGCTCCAAATACTGGGACATGGAATTGTATCATCAAGATTACTAGTGAATTAGGTTTGGTTGAATATGCAGAGAACTTGTTTGAGGAAATGTGTGTGAGAGGAGTTCAACCAGATTCTGTTACCTATAAGGTGATGGTTATTACATATTGTAAGATTGGCAATGTTTTGGAGGCAGATAGGTGGTTGACTGCCATGCTTGAGAGGGGCTTTGTGGTTGATAACGCATCGTTTACATTAATAATCAGCAAATTCTGTGAGCATGGTTATGCAACCAGAGCGTTATGGTATTTTCGTAGGTCAAGCGATATGGGTTTGAAGCCTAATTTGATTAATTACACATCTATGATTGAAGGTTTGTGTAAAAGGGGTAGCATCAAGCAAGCATTTGAAATGTTGGAGGAGATGGTCGGTAAAGGATGGAAACCTAATGTGTATACTCATACATCATTAATTGATGGTCTTTGCAAGAAAGGATGGACTGAGAAAGCATTTCGGTTGTTTCTCAAGCTTGTTCGAAGCGAAAATCACAAGCCAAATGTGCTTACATATACTGCCATGATAAGCGGATATTGCAGAGATGAAAAACTAAACCGGGCAGAAATGCTACTGAGCCGAATGAAAGAGCAGGGATTAGTCCCAAACACCAACACTTATACAGCTCTCATTAATGGTCATTGCAAAGCAGGGAATTTCGAAAGAGCATATGATTTGATGAACCTAATGAGTAGTGAAGGTTTCAGTCCTAATGTATATACATATAATGCCATTGTTGACGGCCTTTGTAAAAGAGGAAAAGTACAAGAGGCTTACAAAATGCTTGAGAGTGGCTTTCATAATGGTTTGGAACCTGATAAAGTCACCTACAGTATTCTCATGTCTGAGCATTGCAAACAGGCAAATATCAAGCAAGCGTTGGCGTTATTCAACAAGATGGTAAAAAGTGGTATTCAACCTGATATTCATTCATACACCACATTGATTGCAGTATTATGTAGGGAAGAAGGAATGAAAGAAAGTGAGATCTGTTTTACGGAAGCTTTGAGAATTGGACTTATTCCTACAAACAAAACTTATACATCTATGATATGTGGTTATTGCAGAGAAGGAAATGTAACGTTGGCTATGAAATTTTTCCATAGGATGAGTGACCATGGCTGCGCTCCAGATTCTATTACGTATGGTGCACTTATAAGCGGGCTTTGCAAACAGTCAAAGCTGGATGAGGCTCGGAGTTTGTATGACACTATGATAGAAAAGGGACTTATTCCATGTGAAGTTACTAGGGTAACTTTGGCTTATGAATATTGTAAGATAGATGATTGTTTATCTGCCATGGTTATTCTTGAAAGGCTGGAAAAGAAACTCTGGATACGGACGGCTAATACCTTGGTCAGGAAGCTTTGTAGTGAGAGGAAAGTAGGCATGGCTGCACTGTTCTTTAATAAGTTATTAGACATGGACCTTCATGTTAATCGTGTAGCGTTAGCAGTGTTTATGACTGCATGCTATGAAAGCAATAATTATGCTCTTGTTTCTGATTTGTCTGCAAGGATATACAAGGAAAATCGTTTGGAAATCAAAGccacaaaataa
- the LOC101495602 gene encoding uncharacterized protein yields MERWCGVLRVPLHSNSSTFHRVGASLCLSPETRTLSVPIANAIFFCGDRVEGTGNPVIEKLSDLQKLSEVVVSKFGSFINAWIIEASVFNGPCAVYKDFIPSVNQYGEPRSYHPNGFPASTSTVSLLSTCLEEVKKIISGGEVYSPSCCFHQPKTFILGFSKGGTVLNQIVTELGFSNIESNVNSAEEICIVPKTKEALLNSISEIHYVDVGLNSTGAYLTNHDVFERISKRLVEGASRLRFVLHGTPRQWTDKRRDWIRKEKDKMMVLIESEGDKCEGKLEVMSRYYFADKPPNMQMHFEIIESLDVS; encoded by the exons ATGGAACGTTGGTGTGGAGTTTTGAGAGTCCCGCTGCATTCTAACAGTTCGACATTCCATAGAGTTGGCGCATCTCTTTGCCTTTCTCCTGAAACCAGAACTTTGAGT GTGCCTATAGCAAATGCCATCTTTTTCTGTGGCGATCGAGTTGAAGGGACTGGTAACCCAGTGATCGAGAAGCTATCAGATTTACAGAAACTATCTGAAGTTGTCGTGTCGAAATTCGGCTCTTTCATCAATGCTTGGATTATTGAGGCTTCTGTTTTTAATGGACCTTGTGCTGTCTATAAGGACTTTATACCGTCTGTGAATCAATATGGTGAGCCAAGGTCATACCATCCAAATGGATTCCCTGCGTCTACATCGACCGTCTCACTTTTATCTACGTGCCTCGAAGAA gtaaaaaaaatcatttcagGAGGGGAAGTATACTCTCCTTCCTGTTGTTTTCATCAGCCTAAGACATTCATCCTTGGATTTAGCAAAGGTGGAACTGTGCTTAATCAGATAGTTACCGAACTCGGCTTCTCAAATATCGAATCTAATGTGAATTCAGCTGAGGAGATTTGCATAGTCCCAAAAACAAAGGAAGCCTTACTTAACAGCATCAGTGAGATTCATTATGTTGATGTTGGTTTGAACTCAACTGGTGCATACTTAACAAACCATGATGTGTTTGAGAGAATCTCCAAGAGGCTCGTGGAAGGAGCTTCTCGACTCCGTTTTGTCCTTCATGGAACTCCAAGGCAGTGGACTGACAAGCGGAGAGATTGGATTCGGAAGGAGAAGGACAAAATGATGGTTTTGATTGAATCGGAAGGCGACAAGTGTGAAGGGAAGTTAGAAGTTATGTCAAGGTATTATTTTGCTGATAAGCCTCCAAATATGCAGATGCACTTTGAAATAATTGAAAGCTTAGATGTAAGTTAG
- the LOC101509673 gene encoding uncharacterized protein translates to MGMNTSLMREKGLSTSHVLSLIMNTLYKQFVEKDIKEFEAFHVAILDTFNTLNMAVPGKHYDAPSYENIKGIFERWKESNKETKEKMFKDFMNKNVNLNKVDESMIITAIVAPPTAMIVKRTGQTTLPQLKFMKTIPDVVFVPSTTVLALIAVKILRLMFVGNNTINKNATTVSLVDDHVVQSSSVDNIPPLIMPPEIESDNSQQDLTKTASDAEQHMSKGNYCALCKIVH, encoded by the exons ATGGGGATGAACACAAGTTTAATGAGAGAAAAAG GTTTGTCAACATCCCATGTATTGAGTTTGATAATGAATACACTTTATAAGCAATTTGTTGAGAAAGATATCAAGGAGTTTGAAGCATTTCATGTTGCTATTCTTGATACCTTTAA CACTTTAAACATGGCTGTGCCTGGAAAGCATTATGATGCTCCAtcatatgaaaatataaag GGCATTTTCGAACGATGGAAAGAATCAAATAAGGAAACCAAAGAGAAGATGTTCAAAGATTTCATGAACAAGAATGTAAATCTAAACAAAGTAGATGAATCTATGATAATAACTGCAATAGTAGCACCACCAACAGCCATGATAGTCAAAAGAACAGGACAAACAACATTGCCTCAGCTGAAATTTATGAAAACCATTCCTGATGTTGTCTTTGTTCCCTCAACTACAGTTTTGGCTCTCATTGCTGTCAAAATTTTAAGGTTAATGTTTGTAGGAAACAACACAATTAACAAGAATGCAACAACAGTGTCACTTGTTGATGATCATGTAGTTCAGTCTTCAAGTGTGGATAACATTCCTCCACTTATAATGCCACCTGAAATTGAATCAGATAATTCACAACAAGATCTGACAAAAACTGCATCAGATGCAGAACAACACATGTCAAAGGGAAATTATTGTGCTTTGTGTAAAATAGTTCATTAG
- the LOC101495279 gene encoding pentatricopeptide repeat-containing protein At2g44880, producing MSSKTTLWSNAERKCFHLLQSKTKTFKTLLQIHAFIICNSLHNNLNLLTNFISSSTSLASSSSRKHDAVSIVQHARRFFDFTPTHIRDEFLCNTIINAHFSIRQFDQSFTLYRDSFRGDFVPSSYTFNLVLKGCGVCMALREGLEVHCVVLKNGFCADLYVGTSLVDMYVKFGFLGSARKVFDEMSVRSLVSWTAVIVGYARCGDMSEARKLFDVMPDRDIAAFNAMIDGYVKMGCMDLARELFDKMKDKNVISWTSMVHGYCEDGDVVAARFMFDCMPVKNVLSWNAMIRGYCENRRPHDALKLFCEMRGSLDMEMNKVTVVSVLPAVADLSALDLGVWIHGFVQRNRLDEDVHVCNALVDMYAKCGEIGKAKLLFEEMNEKDTSSWNALINGYGVNGCAKEALEVFAAMLREGFEPNEITMTSVLSACNHCGLVEEGRRCFKEMERFGIVPQIEHYGCMIDLLGRAGCLDEAENLICTMPYDPNEIILTSFLFACCYFEDVSRAERVLKEAVKLEKEGAGDYVMLRNLYAAERRWTDVEDVKQMMKKRGSNKEVAWSVIEVDGSFREFVAGYYLHSQLEVIQLTLGQLWKHMKVETIY from the coding sequence ATGAGTTCAAAAACAACGCTATGGAGCAATGCAGAAAGAAAATGCTTCCACTTACTTCAATCCAAAACCAAAACCTTCAAAACACTTCTTCAAATCCACGCTTTCATTATCTGTAACTCTCTTCACAACAATCTCAACCTCCTTACAAACTTCATCTCATCTTCCACTTCCCTCGCTTCCTCTTCCTCTCGCAAACACGACGCCGTTTCAATCGTCCAACACGCTCGCCGTTTTTTCGATTTCACTCCCACCCATATCCGCGACGAGTTTCTCTGTAACACCATCATCAATGCCCATTTCTCAATTCGTCAATTTGATCAGTCTTTTACTCTCTACAGAGACTCTTTTAGAGGGGATTTTGTTCCTAGTTCTTATacttttaatttggttttaaaggGTTGTGGTGTTTGTATGGCTTTGAGAGAAGGTTTGGAggttcattgtgttgttttgaaaaatgggttttgtgctgatttgtatgttgggacttctttggttgatatgtatgtgaaatttggttttttgggtAGTGCTAggaaggtgtttgatgaaatgtctgTGAGAAGTTTGGTTTCTTGGACTGCTGTTATTGTTGGGTATGCTAGGTGTGGGGATATGAGTGAGGCCAGGAAGCTTTTTGATGTTATGCCTGATAGAGATATTGCTGCTTTTAATGCTATGATTGATGGGTATGTTAAAATGGGGTGTATGGATTTGGCGAGGGAAttgtttgataagatgaaggataagaatgttatttcttgGACTAGTATGGTTCACGGTTATTGTGAGGATGGTGATGTTGTGGCGGCTAGgtttatgtttgattgtatgcctgtcaagaatGTGCTTAGTTGGAATGCGATGATCAGGGGATATTGTGAGAATAGACGACCGCACGATGCGTTGAAGTTGTTTTGCGAAATGAGGGGAAGTTTGGATATGGAAATGAATAAAGTGACGGTTGTGAGTGTTCTTCCTGCTGTTGCTGATTTGAGTGCTTTGGATTTGGGTGTTTGGATTCATGGGTTTGTGCAAAGGAACCgacttgatgaagatgttcatgtgtgtaatgctttggttgatatgtatgcaaaatgtggggaaattggaaaagctaaattgctttttgaggagatgaatgaaaaagatacatcgtcgtggaatgctttgataaatggttatggtgtAAATGGTTGTGCGAAGGAAGCGCTGGAAGTATTTGCAGCGATGTTACGGGAAggatttgaaccgaatgagataacaatgactagtgtgttatctgcttgcaaccattgtggtttggtagaggaaggaagaagatgcttcaaagaaatggagagatttggaattgtgcctcagattgagcattatggttgtatgattgaccttctaggaagggCTGGATGcttggatgaggctgaaaatttgatttGCACCATGCCTTACGATCCTAACGAGATAATATTGACTTCGTTTCTATTTGCTTGTTGTTACTTTGAAGACGTTTCGAGGGCTGAAAGAGTGCTAAAAGAGGCGGTGAAATTGGAGAAGGAAGGTGCCGGTGACTATGTGATGTTGAGAAATTTGTATGCTGCGGAACGACGATGGACAGACGTGGAGGATGTTAAACAAATGATGAAGAAAAGAGGATCAAATAAAGAGGTTGCTTGGAGTGTTATTGAGGTTGATGGCAGCTTTAGAGAGTTTGTGGCTGGTTATTACTTGCATTCACAACTGGAGGTTATTCAGTTAACCTTGGGACAGTTATGGAAGCACATGAAAGTTGAAACAATTTATTGA